The segment ATTAATGTAAAGTTGGTAGCAACCTACCCCTATAAAAATTAACCCAAAAAGATATTGGCGCACCTGTGAATTCATGTCTGCTTTTTCAAACCGAAGGCAATAACGTCAATTCAACTCCACCTTCAAAAATTTTCCGGTGTAACCAGCCGGGTTATTGGCCACTGCTTCCGGGGTGCCCATGGCTACAATACGCCCGCCCAACTCACCGCCTTCCGGGCCAAGGTCAACAATAAAATCGGCTGACTTAATAATATCCATATTGTGTTCAATCACCAGCACCGTGTTGCCTTTATCCACCAGCTTTTGCAGCACATTCAACAAATGGGAAATATCCTGAAAATGCAGCCCGGTGGTTGGTTCATCTAGGATATAAAAGGTTTTACCGGTATCGCGTTTCGATAATTCTGTTGCAAGTTTTACACGCTGCGCTTCCCCACCCGATAACGTTGTAGCATGCTGACCTAATGAAATATAGCCAAGGCCCACATCAGCAAGGGTTTTGATTTTCCTTAAAATCTTGGGTTGATTTTCAAAAAAGGTCACGGCTTCTTCTACGGTCATGTCCAACACATCCGAAATAGATTTACCTTTGAAACGCACTTCAAGTGTTTCGCGGTTATAGCGCCTGCCTTTACAGGTTTCGCAATGCACGTAAACATCCGGAAGAAATTCCATTTCAATTAATCTCAAGCCTGCACCCTCACACGTTTCGCATCGACCGCCTTTTACGTTGAATGAAAACCTGCCCGGTTTGTAGCCCCTGATTTTTGCTTCCGGTAATTGAGCAAATAAATCGCGGATGTCGGTAAACACACCTGTGTAGGTAGCGGGGTTTGATCGGGGCGTTCTTCCAATGGGTGATTGATCAACTTCTATTACTTTATCAATATGTTCAAGTCCTTCTACTTTTTTATAGCCGAGCGGATCTTTTCGTGAATTGAAAAAGTGTTTGTTAAGAATGGGGTAAAGCGTTTCATGAATGAGCGTTGACTTTCCGCTGCCGGATACACCAGTAATACAGGTTAATGTACCCAGCGGGATTTCCAGATCAACATTTTTCAGGTTATTGCCTGTTGCACCAGTAAGCCTTAAATAATGGTCGCTTCCTGCTCGCCTTTCTTTGCTGTAATTGATGGAGAGCTTTCCGTTTAAATATTTTGCCGTAGTACTTCCATTTTTCAGAAAAGATTGTGGATTGCCTTCGGCTACTACCTGACCTCCATGGCGCCCTGCACCCGGACCAATATCAATAATGTAGTCCGACTCCAGCATCATTTCCTTATCGTGCTCTACAACAATTACTGAGTTACCGAGGTCGCGCAAATCTTTTAATGCCTTAATAAGCTTAACATTATCGCGGGCGTGCAAGCCGATGCTGGGTTCATCCAAAATATATAAAACGCCTACCAGTTGCGTGCCGATTTGTGTCGCTAATCGAATACGTTGTGCTTCACCTCCACTGAGCGTTCTTAAGGGGCGGTCAAGATTCAGGTACTCAAGGCCAACATCTAACAAAAAGCCAATGCGCTTGCGGATTTCTTTCAGTACTTCAATGGCAATGGTGCGTTGCTTTTCATTGAGTCGGTCTTCCAAATTCTTAAACCAATCATTGAGTTTTTTTATGTCGAGTGCTGCCAGTTGGGCAATGTTCTTTCCATCAATAAGGAAGTGCAGAGATTCCTTTTTCAATCTTGCACCGTTGCATTCCTGACAGGTTTTCACAATCATAAAATCTTCAACCCAACGTTTTATGGCTTCTGATCCTTCATCGCGTTGCTTTTCCAAAAAATTCACGATGCCTTCAAACCGTGTATTCCATTCCGTGCCCGGATATTTCACTGAGGCAACGGCCACCGGAACATCATCGCCATACAACAACACTTTCAATACATCTTTCGGTATGTCTTTAATGGGTGTGCTTAGGGTGAGTTTGTATCGTTTTAGAATGGCTTCAACTTTTTTGAAAATCCAGATGTCGCGGTATTCACCTAACGGTAAAATTCCGCCACGGCTAATGCTCAATTTCTTATCGGGGATTACCGATTCTTCGGTAATCTCTTCAACCTGTCCTAAGCCATTGCACACCGGGCAGGCACCATATGGAGAGTTGAAAGAAAACGTATTGGGTGCAGGCTCATCGTAGGAAAGCCCGGTAACAGGATCCATCAGAAATTTTGAAAAGTGATGAACCTTCTGCTGCTCATCCAACACCATAATCACACCCTTACCTTCTTTGAGTGCACGATTAATAGACTGGCCAATACGCGCACGGTCTTTAGCATCTACCACAATCCGGTCAATAACCACTTCAATGTCGTGTATCTTATAGCGATCAACCTGCATCTTAGCCGTAATGTCGAGCAACTCGCCATCCACACGAACTTTGGTAAACCCTTGCTTACGGATTTGCTGGAACAGCTCGCGGTAGTGCCCTTTACGACCTTTTACCACCGGTGCCAGCAAGATTAATTTTCTGCCTTTGAAATTCTGAAGGATAGCATCCAGTATTTGGTCTTCAGATTGGCGAATCATTCTTTCTCCGCTCAGGTAAGAATAGGCCTCAGCCGTTCGGGCAAACAGCAGGCGCATGAAGTCATAAATTTCCGTTACAGTACCTACCGTTGATCGCGGATTGCGTGATGTAGTTTTTTGCTCAATGGATATAACCGGACTAAGTCCGTTGATCTTGTCTACATCGGGCCGTTCGAGGTTGCCCAGGAAACTTCTGGCATAAGCCGAAAAACTTTCCATATACCTGCGTTGGCCTTCAGCATATATGGTATCAAAAGCCAACGATGACTTGCCACTTCCGCTGATGCCGGTTATGACAACCAGCTTATTGCGTGGAAAAGAAAGGTTAACATTCTTGAGGTTATGCTCGCGCGCACCAATAATTTCTATGAAATCGAAACCGGTTGAATCCTTTACTTTTTTCTCCGCTAATGCCCGCGCCATGAATTTTTATGAAGAATACAAAAATGGAGGAAGGATTGTTACCAGACAACAGCAGATTAATTCTGTTTCGGCTTAAAAAGAAATTTCGGTGTTGAGCAGAAGGGAACTGATTTTACCAATTTGTTCTGAGATAGGCTCATATTTCTGATTTTTCAGCGTAAGCCCGGTAGCAAGTTTAGTTTCGGGATCTACCATCCAATATTCTTTAACTCCAAATTTTTCATATAAAGTCTTTTTCTTAATCCGATCATGATCTTTGCTGCCCGGTGAAAGAATCTCTATGATGATGTCGGGCACACCATGAAAATGCCCATCAAGGTTTACTTTGCTGGAATTATTATTCAGCACAATCACTAAATCCGGCTGAACCGCATTACTTATTTCATCAAAATAAACATCAAATGGAGCGATATAAACCATCCCTTTGAGGTTCTTTTTGAAGAAGACCATTAACTGAAAATTTATTTCATTTAATACTGCCTGATGGCGCGGTAGCGGTGATGGTGACATGTATAAATTATTATCAATTAATTCCGCCAATGTCCCTTCAGGCAAGCTTTTGTAAACCTCCATGAGCGTGCGAGGCGGGCTGTCAAGTGTCGGCTTCATCATACCAAAGATACAATTAATTGAACAAAGAGGTTCACGCTACATCCCTACCCGTAACCAGCTTTAACATGGCAAACCAATCCTGTTTATCCAATTGAACAGTTAGCGCCTTAGCCCCTTCAGTCAACCTGTTTGTGTTGGTTGTACCCAAAATCGGAAAAATACCTGATGGGTGTCTTAGTAGCCAAGCCAGTAACAACTGGCTGATGCTGCAGGTGTAGCGTTGAGCAAAGGTTTCCAATTGTTTTTGAATTTCGCTGTCAGCAAAAAATTTACCTCCACCTAATGGCGACCAGGCCATGGGGGAAATCTGATGCTTCATCAAAGTATCCACCGTACCATCGAAGAGCAGTTGATGATTAAACAAAGAAATTTCAATCTGATTCGTTACCAGTGGGTCGCGTAAGTAACTTGCCAACAACTCAACCTGGGTAGGTGTAAAATTTGAAACTCCAAAAAATAAAACTTTCCCGGATTGTTTAAGCATGCTAAATGCTTCCGCCACTTCTGCGGGGTTCATCAGCGGATCAGGGCGATGGAGTAGTAATAAATCCAGGTAATCGGTTTTTAAATTTTGTAATGAATTTTCAACCGACCAAATAATGTGTTCTTTGGAGGTATCATAGTGTTTGATCTGGTGTTCCGGTCTTTTATCGGATAGAAGTTTAATGCCACATTTAGTTACCAGTTGAATTGTATTCCGCAACGATGATCGGTTCTCAATAGCTTTACCAAACAATTCCTCACAAGAATAATTTCCATAAATATCGGCATGATCAAATGTAGTAATGCCGTTTTCAAGCGATGTGTTAATCAATGCTTCGGTGTCGTTGGCCGAAAGGGCATGCCATCGCCATACCCCGGTAATAATCCTTGAGAATTCTGGTCCCTCCGGATGTATCCTTTTCCTTTCCATGCCTGTAAATTACATAAGTTTAATTGCCTTCAATCCAAATACTAAAATCTGGTTGTTAAAACGTTTGCATTCCTCATACTTCTGCTAACTTGGATAAAAAATACCACCTATGCAGAACGACATCCTTGATCTTATTAAGCAAAGGAACCCCAACGAACCAGAATTTTTACAGGCCGCTGAAGAAGTGATTGTCTCTATCTGGCCGGCCATTGAAAAAAATAAAGAGCTTCAAAAATTAAAAATACTGGAACGGATGCTGGAACCGGAACGTATGATCTCTTTCCGTGTAACCTGGCTTGATGATAAGGGTGAAATTCATGTGAACCGCGGTTATCGTGTACAAATGAACAGCGCCATTGGGCCGTATAAAGGTGGCCTTCGGTTCCACCCTTCGGTAACACCAAGCGTACTAAAGTTTTTGGCCTTCGAGCAGATTTTTAAAAATGCACTAACCGGCATACCTATGGGTGGCGGCAAGGGCGGTTCTGACTTTGATCCGAAAGGAAAATCCGAAAATGAAATCATGAAATTCTGCCAGGCTTTTATGGGTGAACTGTCGCGCCACATCAGCCACCGGTTAGATGTACCCGCTGGAGACATTGGTGTTGGTGGCCGGGAAATCGGTTATATGTTTGGTGCTTATAAGAAAATCAAAAACGAGTTTACAGGAGTGTTTACCGGCAAAGGCATTGGCTGGGGCGGAAGTTTAATCCGTACAGAAGCAACAGGCTACGGTCTGATCTACTTTGCTGAAAACATGCTGCACACCAAGGGCGATTCGATTAAGGGCAAAACCTGTCTGGTGTCCGGATCGGGGAATGTAGCGCAATACGCCATTGAAAAAATAAATAAAATGGGCGGCAAAGTTATTACAGCCTCAGACTCAAATGGGTTTATTGTTGATGAAGCGGGTATAACCAAAGAGAAACTTGAGTTTTTAAAAACGCTGAAAAACGAAAAACGTGGTCGCATAAAAGAATATGCCGATAAATACAAAAGTGCAGTCTATCACGATATTGATCCGAAGGCCGATCATAATCCACTATGGAACATTAAAGCTGATTGTGCCTTTCCGTGCGCCACACAAAATGAGGTGAACGGCAATGATGCCAACAACCTGGTGAAAAACGGTATTAAGCTGGTGGGCGAAGGCGCTAACATGCCAGTCACCATCGAAGGCATCACTATCTTAATCGATAACGGTGTGATGTACTCACCCGGCAAGGCCTCCAATGCCGGTGGCGTGGCAACTTCAGGTCTGGAAATGACCCAAAACTTTATGGGTGCCAATTGGACGCGTGAAGAAGTGGACTCCAAACTTCAGGACATCATGAAAAACATTCATGATACGTGCTTAGCCGCTGCCAATGAATACGGCAAGCCTGGCAACTATATGGTAGGTGCCAACATTGCGGGATTTTTAAAGGTGGCCAATGCAATGAAAGCCCAAGGTGTTATATAGTTATTGGTTATTCGTTGTTAGTTTTTTGCTTCAATTCTTTTGTAGAACATTAACGCGGGCTTCACTCCTTTGGCCTTTTCGCTAAGGGTGTAGTATCCTTTCCCCCAATAATCAAAAGCAATGCTTTCGCCTTGGGGCTCCTGATGATAAGGCAATAATACAGGTTGTGTTTTCAAAAGTTCAGCAATCGGTTCGTTATTACTTCTTCGCCAGTAATACACCTGTTCATAATCTTTGATTAGTATTTCCTTTCCATCGGCTGACCAATCGGCAGCCACAATCAGTGTAAACGGTAGTGCCTCCAAAACTTTTTCCGCCAACATAATTTCTGTAGTTGACTGAGGGTAAGGTAACCGGTACAGGTTTATGGCAGGCTCACGTTTTGAAAAAATATAAAGATCTTTAGTAGCCGGATCAATCATCAACGCTTCACAATCGCGAATGCCATCGGGTAATGTAAATTTTATGGAGTCTGCCTGTTCGATTTCAATTGTTGTGTCCTGTGTAGTGATAACCGGTTCCTGAAACCTGTAAATAAATTTGTATTCATACTTGGCCAGATTATCGCCAATATCCCCTATGTAAACATAAGTCTTATCCCTTTCGGGGCCGGGCCCCACAGCAATATCTTCCCAATCACGGTTTATCGTTTCTTTTAACCATACGGTTGCCCGATGCCTGCCCAATGAATCAATTAAAAATATTCTTGCCTTATCACCGCTGTCATTGTGTGTCCATAACATACCCGGATTGGCGTAGCTAGCGGCCATACCGGAGGCTTCATCGATTTTTTTTGAATTTATAACTCCCGCAATTACACCCTGCTCAAAAGTATCCTTCTGTGTTTCAGATGATCGTTCACAAGAAACTGGAATTAGGAGAATAGAAAACCAAACCAACCGAACCTTCATGGCGACAAAGAAACCAGTATCAAATCAAATTGAAAACCATTCGTAGAAAAGTTTACAATCTCATAATCAATTTATCTTTGTCTACTTTTACACGATGGCTGAAGACCTTGTATTGCCCGATGATGCTGAAGAAGAATTATTGTTCGAACACCACCGCATTGTGGCTGATCCGGGACAAGGTTTATTGCGTATCGATAAATTCCTTAACGACCGTCTGGCCAATGTGTCGCGATCAAAAATCCAAAAAGGGATTGACGATGGGTTTGTAACGGTTAACGACAAGCC is part of the Cyclobacteriaceae bacterium genome and harbors:
- the uvrA gene encoding excinuclease ABC subunit UvrA produces the protein MARALAEKKVKDSTGFDFIEIIGAREHNLKNVNLSFPRNKLVVITGISGSGKSSLAFDTIYAEGQRRYMESFSAYARSFLGNLERPDVDKINGLSPVISIEQKTTSRNPRSTVGTVTEIYDFMRLLFARTAEAYSYLSGERMIRQSEDQILDAILQNFKGRKLILLAPVVKGRKGHYRELFQQIRKQGFTKVRVDGELLDITAKMQVDRYKIHDIEVVIDRIVVDAKDRARIGQSINRALKEGKGVIMVLDEQQKVHHFSKFLMDPVTGLSYDEPAPNTFSFNSPYGACPVCNGLGQVEEITEESVIPDKKLSISRGGILPLGEYRDIWIFKKVEAILKRYKLTLSTPIKDIPKDVLKVLLYGDDVPVAVASVKYPGTEWNTRFEGIVNFLEKQRDEGSEAIKRWVEDFMIVKTCQECNGARLKKESLHFLIDGKNIAQLAALDIKKLNDWFKNLEDRLNEKQRTIAIEVLKEIRKRIGFLLDVGLEYLNLDRPLRTLSGGEAQRIRLATQIGTQLVGVLYILDEPSIGLHARDNVKLIKALKDLRDLGNSVIVVEHDKEMMLESDYIIDIGPGAGRHGGQVVAEGNPQSFLKNGSTTAKYLNGKLSINYSKERRAGSDHYLRLTGATGNNLKNVDLEIPLGTLTCITGVSGSGKSTLIHETLYPILNKHFFNSRKDPLGYKKVEGLEHIDKVIEVDQSPIGRTPRSNPATYTGVFTDIRDLFAQLPEAKIRGYKPGRFSFNVKGGRCETCEGAGLRLIEMEFLPDVYVHCETCKGRRYNRETLEVRFKGKSISDVLDMTVEEAVTFFENQPKILRKIKTLADVGLGYISLGQHATTLSGGEAQRVKLATELSKRDTGKTFYILDEPTTGLHFQDISHLLNVLQKLVDKGNTVLVIEHNMDIIKSADFIVDLGPEGGELGGRIVAMGTPEAVANNPAGYTGKFLKVELN
- a CDS encoding Uma2 family endonuclease; the encoded protein is MEVYKSLPEGTLAELIDNNLYMSPSPLPRHQAVLNEINFQLMVFFKKNLKGMVYIAPFDVYFDEISNAVQPDLVIVLNNNSSKVNLDGHFHGVPDIIIEILSPGSKDHDRIKKKTLYEKFGVKEYWMVDPETKLATGLTLKNQKYEPISEQIGKISSLLLNTEISF
- a CDS encoding aldo/keto reductase, with amino-acid sequence MERKRIHPEGPEFSRIITGVWRWHALSANDTEALINTSLENGITTFDHADIYGNYSCEELFGKAIENRSSLRNTIQLVTKCGIKLLSDKRPEHQIKHYDTSKEHIIWSVENSLQNLKTDYLDLLLLHRPDPLMNPAEVAEAFSMLKQSGKVLFFGVSNFTPTQVELLASYLRDPLVTNQIEISLFNHQLLFDGTVDTLMKHQISPMAWSPLGGGKFFADSEIQKQLETFAQRYTCSISQLLLAWLLRHPSGIFPILGTTNTNRLTEGAKALTVQLDKQDWFAMLKLVTGRDVA
- the gdhA gene encoding NADP-specific glutamate dehydrogenase; the protein is MQNDILDLIKQRNPNEPEFLQAAEEVIVSIWPAIEKNKELQKLKILERMLEPERMISFRVTWLDDKGEIHVNRGYRVQMNSAIGPYKGGLRFHPSVTPSVLKFLAFEQIFKNALTGIPMGGGKGGSDFDPKGKSENEIMKFCQAFMGELSRHISHRLDVPAGDIGVGGREIGYMFGAYKKIKNEFTGVFTGKGIGWGGSLIRTEATGYGLIYFAENMLHTKGDSIKGKTCLVSGSGNVAQYAIEKINKMGGKVITASDSNGFIVDEAGITKEKLEFLKTLKNEKRGRIKEYADKYKSAVYHDIDPKADHNPLWNIKADCAFPCATQNEVNGNDANNLVKNGIKLVGEGANMPVTIEGITILIDNGVMYSPGKASNAGGVATSGLEMTQNFMGANWTREEVDSKLQDIMKNIHDTCLAAANEYGKPGNYMVGANIAGFLKVANAMKAQGVI